In the genome of Massilia sp. PAMC28688, one region contains:
- a CDS encoding metalloregulator ArsR/SmtB family transcription factor — MSTIFKALSDPTRRAVLQHLQKGPIGAGELADMFDVSKPTMSAHFAVLVGAGLIEADKQGRTITYRLKMSVLEDALLGFAQAFGLQVTRPATDTKDVPSHKEKS, encoded by the coding sequence ATGAGCACAATCTTCAAAGCCTTGTCAGACCCTACCCGCCGCGCGGTCCTCCAGCATTTGCAGAAGGGACCGATCGGCGCGGGCGAGCTGGCCGACATGTTCGATGTGTCCAAGCCCACCATGTCGGCGCACTTTGCCGTGCTGGTCGGTGCCGGCCTCATCGAAGCTGACAAGCAAGGCCGCACCATCACTTACCGTCTCAAGATGTCGGTGCTGGAAGACGCGCTGCTCGGTTTTGCCCAGGCGTTTGGCCTGCAGGTCACCCGGCCTGCAACGGACACCAAGGATGTTCCCTCACACAAGGAGAAATCATGA
- a CDS encoding glutathione S-transferase family protein, producing the protein MTSHRPITLFHAPHSRSSGVLTLLEELNAPYELRVLNMKAGEQRQPPFLAINPLGKVPALLDGDTLVTEQVAIFIHLADRFPDAGLSPVLDDPRRGAYLRWLVYYAACYEPALVDRFLERPPVEPMHTPYGDFDTMLGVLETKLTSSPYLLGDTISAADVLWGVALRWGMDFGIVPKRAVFAEYAAQITARPAAQRVAERDAALAAAHEAAVKSGAHQR; encoded by the coding sequence ATGACATCACATCGTCCCATCACCCTGTTTCATGCGCCCCATAGCCGCTCGTCCGGCGTGCTGACGCTGCTCGAAGAGCTCAACGCGCCGTACGAACTGCGGGTCCTGAACATGAAGGCAGGCGAGCAGCGCCAGCCACCTTTCCTTGCCATAAATCCGCTTGGAAAAGTGCCAGCCTTATTGGATGGCGACACGCTGGTCACCGAACAGGTGGCCATCTTCATCCATCTGGCCGATCGTTTTCCCGACGCCGGTTTGTCGCCCGTGCTTGACGATCCCCGGCGCGGCGCCTACCTGCGCTGGCTTGTCTATTACGCGGCCTGCTACGAGCCGGCGCTGGTGGACCGATTTCTGGAGCGCCCACCGGTGGAACCCATGCACACCCCCTATGGCGACTTCGATACGATGCTCGGCGTGCTGGAAACCAAGCTGACATCATCGCCCTACCTGCTCGGCGACACCATCTCGGCGGCCGATGTGCTGTGGGGCGTGGCGCTGCGCTGGGGCATGGATTTTGGCATCGTGCCAAAACGCGCGGTGTTCGCGGAGTATGCAGCGCAGATCACCGCCCGCCCGGCCGCACAAAGGGTGGCAGAACGCGACGCCGCGCTGGCCGCGGCCCACGAGGCGGCGGTAAAAAGCGGCGCGCATCAGCGCTGA
- a CDS encoding YafY family protein: MRASRLLSILTTLQARGRASARALADEFGVSLRTIYRDVDALSAAGIPIYSERGNLGGYRLLDGYRTRLNGISALEAESLFLSGLPGQVADLGLGATCASAQDKLLAALPAAIRAGAGRMRSRFYLDVPGWFDQSERPACLSRLAEAVWSERPIHIRYRSWTAEKERVLDPLGIVLKGGAWYLVGRTGAIIRTYRVCRILQLELLEGRIDTSEQFDLASYWTDNARRFVQEHHPEQATLRLSPRGLKMMAALLPPFAVAGAAISPPHEDGWCTVSLPVGPFEYAAQDVLRFGAEAQVLAPEQLRQKVMGIVGQLAAAYAVAQPLHTGEAQREAS; this comes from the coding sequence ATGCGCGCCAGCCGACTCCTTTCCATCCTCACCACGCTGCAGGCGCGCGGCCGTGCCAGCGCGCGGGCGCTGGCCGATGAGTTCGGGGTATCGCTGCGCACCATCTACCGGGATGTCGATGCCCTCAGCGCGGCCGGCATTCCCATCTACAGTGAGCGCGGCAATTTGGGTGGCTATCGTCTGCTGGACGGTTACAGGACACGCCTGAACGGGATCTCGGCCCTGGAAGCGGAGTCGCTATTCTTGAGTGGCTTGCCCGGGCAGGTGGCCGACCTGGGGCTGGGCGCAACGTGTGCCAGCGCACAGGACAAACTGCTCGCTGCACTGCCGGCCGCGATTCGGGCAGGCGCGGGCCGGATGCGGTCGCGTTTTTATTTGGATGTGCCGGGCTGGTTTGACCAGAGCGAACGCCCTGCCTGCCTTTCCCGCTTGGCCGAGGCGGTCTGGAGCGAGCGGCCGATTCATATCCGCTACCGCAGCTGGACGGCCGAGAAAGAACGCGTGCTCGATCCGCTCGGCATTGTGCTCAAGGGCGGCGCCTGGTATCTGGTGGGCCGGACCGGGGCCATTATCCGCACCTACCGTGTGTGCCGCATCCTGCAGCTCGAACTGCTCGAAGGGCGCATCGATACGAGCGAGCAGTTTGACCTGGCATCGTACTGGACCGACAATGCGCGCCGCTTCGTGCAGGAGCATCACCCGGAACAGGCCACGCTCCGTCTCTCGCCGCGGGGCTTGAAGATGATGGCGGCTTTGCTGCCGCCGTTTGCCGTCGCTGGCGCGGCCATCTCGCCACCGCACGAAGACGGATGGTGTACGGTGTCCCTGCCGGTTGGGCCGTTTGAATACGCCGCTCAGGATGTGCTCCGATTTGGCGCAGAAGCGCAGGTGCTCGCACCCGAGCAATTGCGCCAAAAGGTCATGGGAATCGTCGGGCAGCTGGCGGCGGCCTACGCGGTAGCCCAGCCATTGCACACGGGGGAGGCGCAACGGGAAGCTTCGTGA
- the map gene encoding type I methionyl aminopeptidase, translating into MTKSPQEIALMAQSGKLLARVFSHLDQLNLIGMSTMDVNDLVDRYIVNDLASRPASKGQYGYEYALNASRNSVVCHGVPSTADILQSGDIVNFDITLEKNGYLADSSKTYLVGEVSPAAKRLVQVTYDAMWKGIKAVRPGARLGDVGHAIEKHAKAHGYSVVEEYCGHGIGREMHEPPQVLHWGKPKTGLVLKEGMVFTIEPMINQGEREVQTEADGWTVVTCDGQLSAQFEHTVAVTRNGVRVLTLRPDE; encoded by the coding sequence ATGACGAAAAGTCCGCAAGAAATCGCGCTCATGGCGCAGTCGGGCAAATTGCTGGCCCGTGTCTTCAGCCACCTCGACCAGCTGAACCTGATCGGCATGTCGACCATGGACGTCAACGACCTGGTGGATCGCTACATCGTGAACGACCTCGCCTCGCGCCCTGCCAGCAAGGGCCAGTACGGCTACGAGTACGCGCTGAACGCGTCGCGCAACAGCGTGGTGTGCCACGGCGTCCCCTCCACCGCCGACATCCTGCAAAGCGGTGATATCGTCAACTTCGACATCACGCTGGAAAAGAATGGCTACCTCGCCGATTCAAGCAAGACCTACCTGGTCGGCGAAGTCTCGCCCGCGGCCAAACGGCTGGTACAAGTCACGTACGACGCCATGTGGAAAGGCATCAAGGCTGTGCGACCCGGCGCACGTCTTGGCGACGTGGGCCACGCCATTGAAAAGCACGCCAAGGCGCACGGCTACTCCGTGGTCGAAGAATACTGCGGCCACGGCATCGGGCGCGAGATGCACGAGCCGCCCCAGGTCCTCCACTGGGGCAAGCCGAAAACGGGCCTGGTGCTAAAGGAAGGCATGGTATTTACGATCGAGCCGATGATCAATCAGGGCGAGCGCGAGGTGCAGACCGAGGCGGACGGCTGGACCGTCGTTACCTGCGACGGCCAGCTGTCCGCGCAGTTCGAACACACGGTGGCCGTGACGCGCAACGGTGTGCGGGTACTGACCTTGCGTCCCGACGAATAA
- a CDS encoding ParD-like family protein, with protein sequence MGIVNIDEELHDQLRKASAVTCRSINGQAAFWIRMGMLCEMNPSLSFSEIVARELRTAGMAPQAVRVAAT encoded by the coding sequence ATGGGCATCGTCAATATCGATGAAGAGCTGCACGACCAGCTGCGCAAGGCCAGCGCCGTCACCTGCCGCTCCATCAACGGCCAGGCCGCCTTTTGGATCAGGATGGGCATGCTGTGCGAAATGAATCCATCGCTCAGTTTCAGCGAGATTGTCGCCCGCGAGCTGAGAACGGCAGGCATGGCGCCGCAGGCGGTCAGGGTCGCGGCGACATGA
- the imuA gene encoding translesion DNA synthesis-associated protein ImuA, whose protein sequence is MSTPALSASPEDLHPSLWRASQLAHATARCVDTGHATLSSQLPGGGWPTGTLIDLLPQQPGIGELRLLRPALLKVAKRRIVLLQPPHPPQALALAAMGLQPSQLIWIRSSRSTDALWAAEQVLRSGSCGALLFWQSHARGESLRRLHLAAQGGETLFFMLRPLAAAQDSSPAPLRLSLRPAVGGLEIGFVKRRGPQRDAPLFLPLTPSLLQRHATLDRAIPAPAPARSVQPELVG, encoded by the coding sequence ATGAGCACACCCGCATTATCCGCTTCTCCGGAGGATTTGCATCCCTCCCTCTGGCGCGCTTCCCAGCTGGCGCATGCGACCGCGCGCTGTGTCGATACCGGCCACGCCACGCTCTCGTCCCAGCTCCCCGGTGGCGGCTGGCCCACCGGCACCCTGATCGACTTGCTGCCCCAGCAGCCCGGCATTGGCGAACTGCGCCTGCTGCGTCCGGCCCTGCTCAAGGTGGCCAAGCGCCGCATCGTGCTGCTGCAGCCGCCCCATCCACCGCAGGCGCTGGCGCTGGCGGCCATGGGCCTGCAGCCGTCACAGCTGATCTGGATCCGCAGCAGCCGCAGTACCGATGCCCTGTGGGCCGCCGAGCAGGTGCTGCGCAGCGGCAGCTGTGGCGCGCTGCTGTTCTGGCAAAGCCACGCGCGCGGCGAATCGCTGCGCCGCCTGCACCTGGCCGCCCAGGGCGGCGAGACCCTGTTTTTCATGCTGCGCCCGCTGGCGGCGGCCCAGGATTCCTCGCCCGCGCCGCTGCGCCTGTCGCTGCGCCCGGCCGTGGGCGGCCTGGAGATCGGCTTCGTCAAACGCCGGGGACCGCAGCGCGATGCGCCGCTGTTCCTGCCCCTCACACCTTCTTTACTGCAGCGCCATGCGACTTTGGATCGGGCTATCCCTGCCCCAGCTCCCGCTCGAAGTGTTCAGCCCGAACTGGTCGGCTGA
- a CDS encoding DNA polymerase Y family protein: MRLWIGLSLPQLPLEVFSPNWSADSGSVVLEQERVLIVSAAARAAGVQPGMRRGGVLMLMPEARLHERLPEHEVRAMHDVAMALLQYTPLVAQAEESTLLMDIGASLSLFGGIRALCRRIRANLRSLGFTASLSCAPTARGAWMLARRGAGRALTMASMVRRLDRLPSALPPPARAFAAWFEGIGCYTLGDMRRLPRPGLQRRCGRPLLDLLDAAYGMTPELFDWIEAPTTFSARLELFDRVENAEALLFGAHRLLLQMTGWLCARQLAVERIVLQLEHERGKVARPPTIIEIVLAEATWRDEHLVRLLKERLGKVELVAHVIGLVLEAPQVQAMAPPSDCLFPDPGGSEDDQQRMLELLVARLGPDNVLQAAPQADYRPELANMWVPVQKKVTMRAMAAQMPPDVLSLPRPSWLLAKPIALLMRNHRPFYGSPLKMASNPERIEAGWWSQSQTRDYFIAEGQDHAHYWVYRERIVGAAEDAEPRWFLHGLFG; this comes from the coding sequence ATGCGACTTTGGATCGGGCTATCCCTGCCCCAGCTCCCGCTCGAAGTGTTCAGCCCGAACTGGTCGGCTGACAGCGGCAGCGTGGTCCTGGAACAGGAGCGCGTACTGATTGTGTCGGCCGCTGCACGCGCCGCCGGCGTGCAGCCGGGCATGCGCCGCGGCGGCGTGCTCATGCTCATGCCGGAGGCGCGCCTGCACGAGCGCTTGCCCGAGCATGAAGTCCGGGCCATGCACGATGTGGCCATGGCCCTGCTGCAGTACACGCCGCTGGTGGCGCAGGCCGAGGAATCGACCCTGCTGATGGATATCGGCGCCAGCCTGTCCCTGTTTGGCGGCATCCGCGCCTTGTGCCGGCGCATTCGCGCCAATTTGCGTTCGCTCGGTTTCACCGCCTCGCTCAGCTGCGCGCCCACCGCGCGCGGCGCCTGGATGCTGGCGCGGCGCGGTGCCGGCCGGGCGCTGACCATGGCCTCCATGGTGCGGCGCCTGGACCGCCTGCCCAGTGCGCTGCCGCCACCGGCACGCGCCTTTGCCGCCTGGTTCGAAGGCATTGGCTGCTACACGCTGGGCGACATGCGGCGCCTGCCGCGTCCCGGCCTGCAGCGCCGCTGCGGCCGGCCCTTGCTCGACCTGCTCGACGCGGCCTATGGCATGACGCCCGAACTGTTTGACTGGATCGAAGCGCCCACCACCTTCAGCGCCAGGCTCGAATTGTTCGACCGCGTGGAAAACGCCGAGGCGCTGCTGTTCGGCGCCCACCGCCTGCTGTTGCAGATGACGGGCTGGCTGTGCGCGCGCCAGCTGGCCGTGGAGCGCATCGTGCTGCAGCTCGAGCACGAGCGCGGCAAGGTGGCGCGTCCGCCCACCATCATCGAAATCGTGCTGGCCGAAGCGACCTGGCGCGACGAGCACCTGGTGCGTCTGCTCAAGGAGCGGCTGGGCAAGGTGGAGCTGGTGGCGCATGTCATCGGCCTGGTGCTGGAAGCGCCCCAGGTGCAGGCCATGGCGCCGCCGTCGGATTGCCTGTTTCCCGATCCCGGCGGCAGCGAGGATGACCAGCAGCGCATGCTGGAACTGCTGGTGGCGCGCCTGGGGCCGGACAATGTGCTGCAGGCCGCGCCCCAGGCCGATTATCGCCCCGAGCTGGCCAATATGTGGGTGCCGGTGCAAAAGAAGGTGACGATGCGCGCCATGGCGGCCCAGATGCCCCCGGACGTGCTCAGTTTGCCGCGTCCCAGCTGGCTGCTGGCCAAGCCGATTGCGCTCTTGATGCGTAACCACCGGCCGTTCTATGGCTCGCCCCTGAAAATGGCGTCCAACCCGGAACGCATCGAGGCCGGCTGGTGGAGCCAGTCACAGACGCGCGACTATTTCATTGCGGAAGGGCAGGACCACGCCCATTACTGGGTGTACCGCGAACGCATCGTGGGCGCGGCCGAGGATGCCGAGCCGCGCTGGTTTTTGCATGGCTTGTTTGGGTAG
- a CDS encoding YgiW/YdeI family stress tolerance OB fold protein produces the protein MKLATIIGMAFIGAASSAAYAQYTGPGSARSAVVTTNKAAATVAPTTVRALMASGKDDTMVSLQGRIVRRTSDEDYRFADSSGEIDLEIDDDIWPANTPIDDKMEVRILGEFDKDLVGKPKVEVERIEKVK, from the coding sequence ATGAAATTAGCTACCATCATTGGCATGGCGTTCATTGGCGCCGCAAGCAGCGCAGCGTATGCCCAGTACACCGGGCCGGGCAGCGCCAGGAGCGCGGTGGTGACCACCAACAAGGCAGCAGCCACCGTTGCCCCGACCACCGTGCGCGCGCTGATGGCGTCGGGAAAAGATGACACCATGGTGAGCCTGCAAGGGCGCATCGTGCGTCGCACCAGTGACGAGGACTATCGCTTTGCCGACAGCAGCGGCGAGATCGACCTGGAGATCGATGACGACATCTGGCCTGCCAATACACCGATTGACGACAAGATGGAAGTACGCATCCTGGGCGAATTTGACAAGGACCTGGTGGGCAAACCGAAAGTGGAAGTGGAGCGAATCGAGAAGGTCAAGTAA
- a CDS encoding GNAT family N-acetyltransferase, whose protein sequence is MVPPFRIRTLGCLEWPLYRRSRLRALAEAPHAFGSTLAAEQHRPDALWQARLMAASPATDCPLVAELDGMVVGMVWGKIDAADPFLAHLYQMWVAPEARGRGVGAALIEAVLGWARGNGARVAQLAVSEGNEAAARLYRRAGFVGSGKFESLHAGSAMRSQVMQLALSAVPAQHAPGR, encoded by the coding sequence GTGGTCCCACCGTTTCGGATTCGCACCCTGGGTTGCCTCGAATGGCCGCTATACCGGCGCAGCCGCCTGCGGGCGCTGGCCGAGGCACCGCATGCCTTTGGCAGCACGCTCGCGGCCGAGCAGCACCGGCCGGACGCGCTGTGGCAGGCGCGCCTGATGGCAGCCAGCCCGGCCACCGATTGCCCGCTGGTGGCCGAGCTGGACGGCATGGTAGTTGGCATGGTCTGGGGCAAGATTGACGCCGCCGATCCTTTTCTGGCCCATCTGTATCAGATGTGGGTGGCGCCCGAAGCGCGCGGGCGGGGCGTGGGAGCGGCCCTGATCGAGGCCGTGCTTGGCTGGGCACGCGGTAACGGCGCGCGCGTGGCCCAGCTGGCCGTGAGCGAAGGCAATGAAGCTGCGGCCCGGCTGTACCGGCGCGCCGGCTTTGTTGGCAGCGGCAAGTTCGAGTCCCTCCACGCCGGCTCGGCCATGCGCTCTCAAGTCATGCAGCTGGCGCTCAGCGCAGTGCCCGCGCAGCACGCGCCCGGCCGCTAG
- a CDS encoding S9 family peptidase, whose amino-acid sequence MPSQRHDFPAADGQLLAASLDLPEGEVKAYALFAHCFTCTKDVFAAARIAHGLAARGIAVLRFDFTGLGSSEGEFANTNFSSNVQDLVAAANFMRAELTAPRLLIGHSLGGAAVLSAAGAIPEVKAVVTLCAPSDPSHVTRLFDEHLDTIEASGQAQVQLAGRAFTIKRQFLLDASEHRLDEKIAHLKRALLVMHSPQDSTVGIDNALHIFKAAMHPKSFVSLDDADHMLTGREDAQWAAAIIAAWCSRYVA is encoded by the coding sequence ATGCCCAGCCAGCGCCACGACTTTCCCGCCGCCGACGGCCAACTGCTTGCCGCCAGCCTGGACTTGCCTGAAGGCGAGGTGAAGGCCTACGCCCTGTTTGCGCATTGCTTCACCTGCACCAAGGATGTGTTTGCAGCGGCCCGCATTGCCCATGGTCTGGCGGCGCGCGGCATTGCCGTGCTGCGCTTCGATTTCACCGGCCTGGGCAGCAGCGAGGGCGAATTCGCCAACACCAATTTCTCCTCGAATGTGCAAGACCTGGTGGCGGCGGCTAACTTCATGCGTGCCGAACTGACCGCGCCGCGCCTGCTCATTGGCCACAGCCTGGGCGGGGCGGCAGTGCTGTCGGCAGCCGGCGCCATACCGGAAGTCAAGGCCGTGGTGACGCTGTGCGCACCCAGCGATCCCTCCCATGTAACGCGCCTGTTTGACGAGCACCTCGATACGATTGAAGCGAGCGGGCAGGCCCAGGTCCAGCTGGCAGGCCGCGCCTTCACGATCAAGCGCCAGTTCCTGTTGGACGCTTCCGAGCACAGGCTGGACGAGAAAATCGCCCACCTCAAACGTGCCCTCCTTGTCATGCATTCGCCCCAGGACAGCACGGTCGGCATCGACAACGCCCTGCACATCTTCAAGGCGGCCATGCATCCCAAATCGTTTGTGTCGCTCGATGACGCCGACCACATGCTGACGGGGCGCGAAGACGCCCAATGGGCAGCGGCCATCATTGCCGCCTGGTGCAGCCGCTATGTGGCATGA
- a CDS encoding sensor domain-containing diguanylate cyclase yields the protein MTATVPPATLAAALDEITRLEGELAALRATAGLHAAILDHAPLLISTKDLEGNVLMANRYFNKLEGYEPGKFVGNNVFDLFPPDIAAQLWRNDQRAARERRVVTEEETVYHRDHSAHTYATVKFPLFDDSGEVYATCAVSTDITDTRLAQIDSITDALTGLKNRRYFNMLFMEEQRRAHREGRTLTLLVADIDCFKGYNDHYGHPQGDVVLRQVGATLSGALNRPGDLCFRIGGDEFACLFVTSVERESMELAERIRELLVQQAIAHEHNPGHGVVTMSLGLAFLRPDKEEALEHAYERADQALYRAKHGGRNRVER from the coding sequence ATGACCGCCACTGTCCCGCCTGCCACCCTGGCTGCAGCACTCGATGAAATCACCCGTCTCGAAGGCGAGCTGGCAGCGCTGCGCGCGACTGCCGGCCTGCACGCGGCCATCCTCGACCACGCGCCCCTGCTCATTTCCACCAAGGACCTGGAAGGCAATGTGTTGATGGCCAACCGCTATTTCAACAAGCTCGAAGGCTACGAGCCGGGCAAGTTTGTGGGCAATAATGTGTTCGATCTGTTCCCGCCTGACATTGCGGCCCAGCTGTGGCGCAATGACCAGCGCGCTGCCCGGGAGCGGCGCGTCGTCACGGAAGAAGAAACCGTGTACCACCGCGACCACAGCGCGCACACCTATGCCACCGTCAAGTTCCCCCTGTTCGATGACAGCGGCGAGGTGTACGCCACCTGCGCCGTCTCGACCGACATCACCGACACCCGCCTGGCACAGATTGACAGCATCACGGACGCGCTGACCGGCCTGAAGAACCGGCGCTACTTCAACATGCTGTTCATGGAAGAGCAGCGCCGCGCCCACCGCGAAGGACGCACCCTGACACTGCTGGTGGCCGATATCGACTGCTTCAAGGGCTATAACGACCACTATGGCCACCCGCAGGGCGATGTGGTGCTGCGCCAGGTGGGCGCGACCCTGAGCGGGGCACTGAACCGGCCGGGCGACCTGTGTTTCCGCATCGGCGGCGACGAATTCGCCTGCCTGTTCGTCACCAGCGTGGAGCGCGAAAGCATGGAGCTGGCCGAACGCATCCGCGAGCTGCTGGTGCAGCAGGCCATTGCGCACGAGCATAATCCCGGGCACGGGGTGGTGACCATGTCGCTCGGACTGGCGTTCCTGCGGCCCGACAAGGAAGAAGCGCTGGAGCACGCCTACGAGCGCGCCGACCAGGCCCTGTACCGCGCCAAGCATGGCGGGCGCAACCGCGTGGAGCGCTGA